Proteins encoded together in one Quercus lobata isolate SW786 chromosome 3, ValleyOak3.0 Primary Assembly, whole genome shotgun sequence window:
- the LOC115981611 gene encoding ATP-citrate synthase alpha chain protein 2, whose product MARKKIREYDSKRLVKEHLKRLANIDLQIHSAQVTEATDFTELTNQEPWLSSTRLVVKPDMLFGKRGKSGLVALNLDLAQVAEFVKARLGVEVEMGGCKSPITTFIVEPFVPHDQEYYLSIISERLGCTISFSECGGIEIEENWDKVKTIFLPTEKPITLEACAPLIATLPLEVRGKIGDYIIGVFKVFQDLDFSFIEMNPFTLVNGEPYPLDMRGELDDTAAFKNFKKWGNIEFPLPFGRVLNPTESFIHSLDEKTSSSLKFTVLNPKGRIWTMVAGGGASVIYADTVGDLGYAQELGNYAEYSGAPNEDEVLQYARVVIDCATADPDGRKRALLIGGGIANFTDVAATFNGIIRALKEKESKLKAARMHIYVRRGGPNYQTGLAKMRALGEELGVPIEVYGPEATMTGICKQAIDCVMAAT is encoded by the exons atggctaGGAAGAAGATCAGAGAGTACGACTCGAAACGCCTCGTGAAGGAGCACCTCAAACGCCTCGCCAATATCGACCTCCAGATCCACTCTGCTCAG GTAACGGAAGCAACAGACTTCACTGAATTAACAAACCAAGAGCCATGGCTTTCGTCCACCAGATTGGTAGTCAAGCCCGACATGTTGTTTGGGAAGCGTGGAAAGAGTGGCTTGGTGGCGCTGAACTTGGATTTAGCTCAAGTTGCTGAGTTTGTGAAAGCTCGCCTTGGTGTTGAG GTTGAGATGGGCGGTTGCAAGTCACCGATAACTACATTCATTGTTGAGCCCTTTGTTCCCCATGACCAAGAATATTACCTCTCTATAATCTCTGAAAGGCTTGGATGCACCATTAGCTTTTCGGAATGTGGGGGTATTGAAATTGAAGAGAACTGGGATAAA GTTAAAACTATCTTCCTTCCAACTGAAAAGCCTATCACACTGGAGGCTTGCGCTCCATTGATAGCTACACTTCCCTTGGAG GTTCGGGGGAAAATTGGCGATTACATAATTGGcgtgtttaaagtgtttcaag ATCTTGACTTCAGTTTCATAGAGATGAATCCATTTACTCTGGTGAATGGGGAGCCATATCCCTTGGATATGAGGGGAGAATTGGATGACACTGCTGCATTTAAGAACTTTAAGAA GTGGGGTAACATCGAGTTTCCGCTGCCTTTTGGAAGAGTCCTGAACCCTACAGAAAGTTTCATTCACTCCTTGGATGAAAAG ACGAGTTCATCTTTGAAATTCACTGTGTTGAACCCAAAAGGACGCATCTGGACAATGGTCGCTGGAGGTGGTGCTAGTGTTATATATGCTGACACT GTTGGTGATTTGGGTTATGCACAGGAGCTTGGTAACTATGCAGAGTATAGTGGAGCTCCAAATGAGGACGAGGTGTTGCAATATGCAAGAGTTGTTATTGAT TGTGCTACTGCAGACCCTGATGGTCGTAAGAGAGCCCTTCTTATTGGAGGGGGTATTGCTAACTTCACTGATGTTGCTGCTACTTTCAATGGGATAATTCGAGCCCTTAAAGAGAAG GAGTCCAAATTAAAAGCAGCAAGAATGCACATCTATGTTCGAAGAGGTGGTCCAAACTACCAGACTGGTCTGGCAAAGATGCGTGCTCTGGGAGAGGAACTCGGAGTACCCATTGAG GTGTATGGACCTGAGGCGACCATGACCGGAATCTGCAAACAGGCGATTGACTGCGTCATGGCTGCAACCTAA